The stretch of DNA ttcattgtgaagccattgcatgcttgctttatcttttgtcttcacaacatgaatgtatgatctgttcggcttcataacttcttcctacctgatccttattacactgaagctgtttgtcattgcgctttcactctattgaatacatgaccatggctggcatagtgtaatctaacttccgctgcatagtaataggcatgatcttcactgtttgtcttcacaactctcacgttttgaagacttccataaaaatcgcctattcaccccccctctagtcgatataacgcactttcacatcTTAGCGGGACTTGTATGGGGCATCAATGATGGAGCTAAATTCGGTCGATCTCGGATAGGAGGTCCCGTACTAAGGGTCTTGAGATGATGATAACGAAGACACAAGTTTTACCTAAGTCCAGGCTCTCCAGAGAGATAAAACCGTACATCCTGCATGTGTTTTATTCGATCTATTCTGAGATTGTTGTGTGCCCTTTACGAGCCCTACCCCTCACTTTATATAGGTACGGGGGGTCGAGGGTTACATCCTAGTCAGCTATGTATAAAGAGGACGAGTTGCAGACGACTTCTAACATCTTGGAGTATACATCAAGTCGTCGGGAGCCTTCCTCTCATATGTCGTGGGCTGCGTCGACATGACCCATTGGTGAACCGACACGAGGGCCTTCGATCCGGCGCACCGGGCCGGGAGACGACTTGTCGAGAGACACCCCCTCCCCACTTGGGAGACCGTCAATGACAGCGGTGCACCTTCGGCTCGCTCGTGTATTAGTATCGTCGCTAGGTGGCTTATATACATAGTTGTATTTTTTTAAGGGAATACATAGTTGTAATTTTATTACCTTAGTGCTTTGTATTATTATAATGGATTATAAATAGACCGGAAGTTTTTCAAAAAAAAGAAATACTCCTttcgtccggaaatacttgtcatcaaaatagaCAAAAAAGAAGttgtccattttgatgacaagtatttccagaGGGAGGGAGTATGTTGCAACCAATTTTCACGGGATCGCACAAAGTATCATCTAATTTTACCTCTCTTTTTTAAGAAAAAAAAATGCCCGGCGGCTCATAGACCAGGTCTAAACAGTCGTCAAGGCGTCGGCTCTTGTGGGTGGAGACTGGAGAGATGGGGGCGTGCGTCGCCTACTTCTCACCTTCCCATTTGCTACCCGCCACTATAAATTCTTCTACTTGTCTTGGCCCTCAGCTCCGTCTTCCCCGAGCGAGACCCAGATCAATCTCCGTCCCAGAGCAATTCTGCCTCCGCTTCGCCTTGCCCTGCCTCGCCTCGGAAGGTTCGCCGCTGCAAACCGTGCTCACACTTTCATGCACCCACTCCCACGCACTGCATCTAGTCTTCTGCTGTTACTGCTCTCTGCGGCGTTTGGTCGAACGGTTGGTGGGTCGGGTCGGGTCGGGTCGAGTGGGTGTGCTCCCGACGGCGCGGATCTACGGCTCTCTTTGCCCCAGTCGCCCGGTGGATGCCGCGGCTAGCGGGATCCTGCCCGCGGTGTTTCGTGGAGATCCCGCCCCTCTTGTCTGATTCTATGGGTTTGGGTTTTTGGGTGGGAATGGGTTGCCCTGCTTGCTACCTTTGATCAGAATTTGGCCGGAAAAATGCCCCTTTGGCGGCAGTTTTGTTTCATATTTGACGGATTGACGCGTTGTCGTGTTGGGGGTAGTGAAAGCTTTCCCTGGGTTTTGTTGGATTTGGGCTCTGGCGCTCGCTTTTTGTGTGGATCTGAGGAGATCTCGTGGCTTATGAAGTGTCCCAAATTCGATAGGTTTTGGGTGGCAATGGGCAAGGGTTCAACTTGTGTGGTCTGGAAAGTCCATTTGGTTAGCTCAAGTGTTAAGGTCCTTTTTTAGTCGCTATGAATTGTTTATTTGGGATGCATTGGGGAAAACTTTGTTCTTGGGGCAAACGCAAACTTAGTATACTCTTTACTGTGGAGTTGAATCTTGGTGGCGAAAATTATTTAAACATTGGATGTAGTTGAAGTAATATGTGCTGGTGCATAATATTTGGGATCTGGTGTTCTACTCAGATTTCAACAACTTTATATCTTATTGCTTTTGAGGATCAGACAACTTGATTCTATACCTTCTTAAATTTCCTATTTTAGTAGTAGGATTTTTTAGTGACAATGCTTGTACTGGAGGTTTTAGAAACAAAATGACGCTTGGACTAAGTACCTGGTCACATATTCCCGAGTCTATTTGGTTGGCTCAGTGCGTCAGCTGTTAAAATGTTACTTTGTACTCCTACTCGTTATAGTTTGTCTGCGTGTGATGATGAGTAGAAAGCTCTGAGCTTAGTGGGAAGTCAGCATACATCTGTATATTTACGTGGATTTTACTTGGAGGAAAAAATTGTGATATTTTGTTTGGGCATTGTTCTGATTTAGTCACCAGAAGTAGTGCGCAGCAAGAACTTAATATGCGGGTGCATCGTATTTGAGATCTGGTGTTCTGCACAGATGGCACCTTTATATTGTATACATTTtgggctcctttgattcaaaggattttcataggaatttCGGAGGATTACAATCCTCAGGAAATTTTCCTGTGTTAGCTCTTTCCTATATCATTTCGCAAAAAAAGAAACTCTTCCCTATGTCGCAGGGGTACAGAGATGCATTTTTTTCAGCTATAAGTTATGTCAGTAGCTTGTTTGAAATCATCAAAAATACTCGCTTAATACTATGTCAATAGAAAATGCTTTCTAGTTGCTATGTTGGATGTTGGGCTTATGCTTGACATACCATATCAACATTTCTGTCATTGTGCTAACATGATTTCATTTTATTCTGGTACTTTGATGACTAGTAGGGTGCTTATGATTTATGGTTTTCTAAATAGTAACTACTACTGTGGTTATATCATAGGCTAATACATGTTAATTTGCAGGGGAAGTAAATCATGGCGACGGGTCAAATTTTCTCGAAAACCACCCAAGCATTATTCTATAATTATAAGCAACTCCCTATCCAACGGATGCTTGATTTTGACTTCCTCTGTGGTATATTCTCCCTATCATTAGTTTAAAAGGACTCTATAGTGTTTCTGTTTTGTTTCTTTCTTAACTGAATTTGCACTGCTTGATAGGGAGAGAAACACCTTCTGTTGCTGGAATAATCAATCCTGGTTCTGATGGGTTCCAGAAACTTTTCTTTGGACAAGAAGAAATTGCTATTCCGGTTCATCCTACGTGAGCTCTCTTCTCCCTCATTTATCTTGTTTGATTGAACAATTGTGCAGTTCTTATTTCAGATGGAGGGATATTGCATTAGCACTTTGCTAGTGCAGTATTTATGTGTGAACAATTTATCTATTGATGTATCTTTTGTAGAATTGAAGCTGCTTGCAATGCACACCCAACCGCGGATGTatttatcaactttgcatctttccGGAGGTTAGTTATAGAATTGATAATCTGTCTGGGAAATACTGCATGATCTGGAGCAACTACAATTTCACTGTATTTTCTAAATCTGCAGTGCAGCTGCTTCTTCAATGTCAGCTTTGAAGCAGCCAACTGTCCGAGTTGTAGCCATTATAGCAGAGGGTGTTCCTGAATCAGACGCAAAGCAGCTAATTAGCTATGCACGTGCTAACAACAAGGTAAGGATTATATGTCACCAATGTTCCGGATATTGGTAACTGGTACCATCTCGCTCGGGTACTGAATAGGGATTAATCGGCGAATTAGCCATTTAACTGAATTTATCGGTAGGTTACCTAGGGCCATACCAAACATATTGCTAAATATTTGTGTTAGCCATATTCTGCTTGTCCCTCTACTATCCTTTTTTGTCTTTCCTTTCTGCATAAGTCACATTTGGGCTGTCATCACCGCTGCTAGGCTGAAGCCCATTCAGTTCACTATGGTTCCAGCGATGGGTGTGTTAAAGATTCCCCGTGTAGCCACTCTCCTttctctcctccttcctcttctccagCCGCCACCTTCTTCCTCTCTTCCCCTTCCCAGAGCACGTCCCCAGCTCCTTCTTCCTCTCATCCTCTGTCTCACACCGAGCGCCTATCATCTCCCTGCTTCTCTCCACTCCGTGGGAGCTGCGTCGCTGTAGGATGCACTGGCCAAAGGGTTGGTGGACTGCGCCTGTGGCTACTCGAGCGGGAGGGGAGAGCAGGAAGAAGCATGAAGGATAGGGAAGAGGGGAGGTGCGTGCCGCCGGCCCAAGCTGCTCCTCCAATCAAACCAGTTAACTGACTCACCAAGATTTTTTGGTCTGACAGCCGATTAATCTGCTTGTCAAACTGATTACTTGGCTCGCGCCGTTAATTCAACGAGAAGGGGGTTTTCGTATCAGCCACCCTCCGAGTAGGGATTAACTCGCCGATTAACTTGTATGTCGGCCGATATTTTGAACACTCTATGTCACATGGAATTACTCATCCCATAATATAGGAGAACCATTTTCTATCAATAGTTACTACTACATAACTTGTTCAAGGTTTGGACAGTGTAAAAGTTGccagaaatcaagaaaaatatactGGAATATCACACCTATAATGTAAGATGATCCAACAGAGCGATAGGGAAAATGCGACTCTGTGTGCCCTGTGCGGAAAAAACAAATAGTTGagtccatatatatatatatatatatatatatatatcgtaATGAGTTGAAATGATTGCTATTTTTTCCGAGGGCACATAAACGATTAAACTGCATATTTATTGTTTATTTTTGCTAAGTGATTTAGTGTTATTTATAGGTCATCATTGGACCTGCAACAGTCGGAGGAGTTCAAGCTGGTGCTTTCAAGATTGGTGATACTGCTGGAACCATTGATAACATAATTCAATGCAAGCTGTACAGGCCTGGATCAGTTGGTTTTGTGTCTAAATCGGTGTGCTTCAATTTCGTTGTTAATAATCTTACTTCATCGCATGTATTTCTGCATGATTCACGTCCATCAATTAAGTAGCAAAAAGAACTGTCCAGTGTGTCTGTAATGACGACCTTTTGTTTACATATGGTGCTTCGGCTTTATCTTCTTCTTTTCTTGCAAAAATGTGGAGAGCACCTGACTTTCCATTTGTTTCTCTTTCCAGAACTCCACTTCTTTAATTTGATGACTAATTAGTATATATTTTCAAATGTATATTTTGAATACTATTTACAAACTAAACTTCCATTATTTCAATAGGGTGGCATGTCAAATGAGCTGTACAACACGATTGCAAGAGTGACTGATGGTATTTATGAAGGTACCTTGTTTGTGAATAAATGTCAATGTCACATTTACTGATTCACATGAATAATGCTTCCATGCTAACAGTTTCTTAACATATTCAGGAATTGCAATTGGTGGGGATGTTTTCCCTGGCTCAACTCTTTCAGATCACATTCTGCGTTTTAACAACATACCCCAGGTTTGACACTTAACATCTCTATATAGAAGTTGATACTGTTAACCTTCTTCCTGTACTATATGAATATTCATCGTCTTTGTCGCATAAGTGTCCTATGAATATTATATTTTTCTTCTCTGACATGATTGGACATCCACAGGATGTCACTGTAACATGTTCCTTTGTTAGATCCTTTTTATCTTCAAAATTTTGGAGGCAACTCCTTTACACTAATTTTGGCCTATCTCTATTATCTTTCCATCCACTCCAAATTACATTTTTAGGACAAAAAGGTTGTTTGGCGCACAAGTATGCTATCAGGATAATGCCATCCCTGAATTACTTGTAACCCAAGTCTGGATTCTGAGCAATGGTGTATCAACATTTTTCATTTGTTGGCTTCAGGTTAAAATGATGGTTGTTCTTGGGGAGCTTGGAGGAAGCGATGAGTATTCACTCGTCGAAGCCTTGAAACAAGGGAAGGTTCAGAAACCTGTTGTTGCTTGGGTTAGTGGGACATGTGCACGCCTATTCAAATCTGAGGTCCAGTTTGGCCATGCTGTAAGTTAGTAAACAAATTGGTGTTCTTTTCTTCGAGTTCCAGTTAGCTGAACGATACATTTAGTATGCATGGATCTGGTTTATTAATTTTTTGGTATAACAGGGCGCGAAGAGCGGTGGTGAGTTGGAATCCGCACAAGCTAAGAATCAGGCACTAAGGGATGCTGGGGCAGTTGTCCCGACTTCATTTGAAGCTCTTGAAAGTGTGATTAAGGAGACATTTG from Triticum urartu cultivar G1812 chromosome 3, Tu2.1, whole genome shotgun sequence encodes:
- the LOC125543959 gene encoding ATP-citrate synthase beta chain protein 1, giving the protein MATGQIFSKTTQALFYNYKQLPIQRMLDFDFLCGRETPSVAGIINPGSDGFQKLFFGQEEIAIPVHPTIEAACNAHPTADVFINFASFRSAAASSMSALKQPTVRVVAIIAEGVPESDAKQLISYARANNKVIIGPATVGGVQAGAFKIGDTAGTIDNIIQCKLYRPGSVGFVSKSGGMSNELYNTIARVTDGIYEGIAIGGDVFPGSTLSDHILRFNNIPQVKMMVVLGELGGSDEYSLVEALKQGKVQKPVVAWVSGTCARLFKSEVQFGHAGAKSGGELESAQAKNQALRDAGAVVPTSFEALESVIKETFEKLVEEGNIPPVPEVTPPPIPEDLKTAIKSGKVRAPTHIISTISDDRGEEPCYAGVPMSTIIERGYGVGDVISLLWFKRSLPRYCTQFIEICIMLCADHGPCVSGAHNSIVTARAGKDLVSSLVSGLLTIGPRFGGAIDDAARYFKDAYDRGLTPYEFVEGMKKKGIRVPGIGHRIKSRDNRDKRVQLLQKYAHTHFPSVKYMEYAVQVETYTLSKANNLVMNVDGAIGSLFLDLLSGSGMFSKQEIDEIVEIGYLNGLFVLARSIGLIGHTFDQKRLKQPLYRHPWEDVLYTK